A segment of the Burkholderia sp. PAMC 26561 genome:
CGATGACCTGGCTGGTCACGCGCTGATCGGCTTTGATAAGGAAACCGCTTTTATCCGCAGCATGAAAACTAAGTTACCCGACGTGCACCGCGAGTCGCTGGCATTGCGCACCGACAGCGACCTCGCGTCGCTCGCCATGCTGAGGGCGGGGTTTGGCATTGGCTATTGCCAGATCGGTCTTGCGCGGAACAATCCGGCTCTCGTGCGGCTTTTCCCAAAGCGGATATCGCTCAAGCTCGACACATGGCTCGCCATGCACGAAGACCTTCGCGATAACCCGAGTTGCAAGGTCGCGTTTGCCGCTTTGGCCACGGGACTGGAAAAGTATGTGCAAGGAGCTTAGTCAAGCTTCGCCCCTTGGCACGATTACCTGGAGCCAGCGAGCACGAATGCATCGCTACGGTCGGCGAGCGGTGCTGCTGCGAGTATTGTGTTGTCATTGACGGCGAGCACGCCCGTCAGCGTTTTGTTCGGCGACAGGCAAGGCGCGCCGCCAAACGTGACGGTTGCGTCGTAGACATTCTTCGAACCGTGCGGCGCCACGGTGCCCGTGAAGACGCAACCACTCGTGCCGAGCCCCGATACCGCACCTGCAGGCGTAATCGTGACCGACACGGATTCTCCGCCTTTGATCGATCCCGCCACGCCCGTGTAGGTTCCCGCGATGGCTGCGAGGTTCGGGGTTTGGTCGTAGACCGTGCTGTATTGAGTCGTGAAAGTGACTGTTGTGCTACCCGAAGCAACAGGTGTGATCGTGCCGTTCAAACTGCTTTGCGCCACTAGGGAGAACGCGATGTTATCGGGCGTCACGCTATTCAGGCCGATGACGTAATTGCGCGCGTCTGTCGAATTCAGCGGCCCATTCGCGCGGCTCGCAGTACCCTGGACAAGACCCAGTGTGTTGGACGTCTGATTGACGTACAGGAAGTAATACACGCCCGTATCGAGGACGATGCCGGTAACGACGTCGCCCGCATTATCGGTGCCGCTATAAAAGCCTTGAGCCACGCCGCCGGATGTATCGGGCTGGACGAAATTGACCGGCGCGCTGTTGTCGCTACCACCGCCGCCGCCACATGCAGAAAGCGTAAGGGCTGCCATTGCGCAGCAAAGCGAATTCATTTTCATTTTTTTGGTCTTCTCGGATAGGTGCGCTAGCAACCGGTTACGAATTCTTATCAATATTTTCGGCGGTTATATTTACCATAAATTGATCGAAGAAATCGGCTTCGCAGTTGCGCGTGTTGTTCCGGTGCGACTCTCTTACCCCTCACCGGTTCCAGCGGCTGTTCCGCCTGTGCGATTTCATGAATGCGTCGCGGAGCTTGGTAATGCGAGCGACGGCAACGGTTTGCCAAAGCCGACTCCGAACCATGGATGAGTCGAAATCTGGCTCACGTAGAACGCCCAGATTCTTGGCCGTGCGTCGTATACCATCGCGCGGCTAACGCTGATGGGAATGCGCAGCTTGCCTTCGAGATGTCTCCAATTGTTGTTCGACCCGAGAGCGACCAGCGTAGCGATAAACAGCATGCCTAGCGTCTTGCATGCGCGCAAACGCTCGCGGTGAACGTGGCCAAAGCAACACCACAGCGACCACCAAAAGCAACTTTTGGGTGTGGTTCACCCTTGCGGATCGGCGTTTCTTACCTATTCCAGCCGCTGACGGCTTTGCGGAAGTCGCTAGTCAGCTGACCTCAATCAGCGCACTTTCAAGTAGTAGTGGTAACCCTAAAGGAAAATGCGCTTGCAAGGTGCTTAGAGCGCTTGCGACCTTTTACTTCGCGAGAACGGGCTTGGTGGCCGGCTTCTTTGCTTTCGATTTGGGCGGTACGCGCTGCGGCAATTCGGAAAGCCGCATGAGATGACGCAGCGCCATCATTGCGCCGATTGCTTCGAGTACAGCGGCGGGTACCCACATGATGAGTCCGCCGAGACTCTGATCCAGCGTAGCAGGCACCGATGTGAATGCGCGGCCGCACAGCGTGAATATCGGGTAGAGATCGTGAGTTGAGAACGTGATGATCGCGCCGACCAGAATCTGCGGCGCCATGGTGATGACGGGTGAAAGCACGCGCAGGCCCGGCCGTGTGCGGCTGGGCGGATGCGGACGATGATCGAGCAGCATCCACCAGTACAGCAGGCCGCTTATGGCGACCGACCAGTTCATGAACGTATAGATGCGCCAGTCGAGCATCGCAACGAATTGCACCGATGGAATCAGCCAGAACACAACCGAGACGACAAACGCTATTGAAATGAACGTAGGATTCAGCACGATGGCCGCAAGTAGCCGTGCGGGACGGCGATATTGCCAGCGGCGCAACGCGCTGCGCCAATGCAAGGGCAGCCCGGCCCTGAGCGCACTGCCCGGATAAGACGCCATCAGAATCAACGGTGCGAGGTGATGAAGGACGAGATGCTGAAGCCTGTGTACGAAAAATTCGTGCTCGGCGTAATAGTCGAGACGCGTGTGCAGCGCAATATAGAAGAGCGCAAGGCCGATCCAGAAAGCACCCTGACGGGTACGGCTGATTCGGATGCGGCGCGACCCGCGGGCGAACAGCACGGCAGTTCCAACGAAAATTGCCACGAGCCCAACAGATGGTTCCCAGGGGACGAGCAGATCGAATAGAGACATGGCGGCTTAAACAATGTAAGGAAGCACGGGCGTGCAGGGACGCTCGTCTTGGCGAGTCGAATGTTAGCAGTTGCGCAGAGGGGGTGCTGGCGCTCGAGGCTTTAGCTCGAACGTAAGAAACTCGCTAAAAGCGCTGCGCCCGGTCAGGGGGCATACGCTAAGCGGGCAATGGACGCGTATTTCTTTTTTGATTGAGGCGCGTCGATTTGCCGCTAGTGAGAGTCACCTATGAATTGGGCGCCGGCACCACGGCCGGCGCCCAATTAAGACCGCTAATTTAGCCGACTTAAGCAGCCGAGCGCGTTGCCGAAGCAATCCGCGCCGGAAACACCGTCGACAGCACGAGCGTCACAACAATATTGACCGCCAGCGCAAGCACGCCGATATAAACCGGATACGTCGTGGCGCCTACGTGCAAAGCGTAGATAGGCTTGAGCCCTTGCATGAACACCATTGTCGTGCCAAGCCCAATCCCCGCCAGCCAGCCAATAAACAGCGCGGGTAACTTGAGCCAGCGCGTGTACAGCGAGAACACGACTGCCGGGAACGTCTGCAAGATCCATACGCCGCCAAGCAATTGCAGGTCGATGGCAAATTGCGTCGGCAGGAAGATGATGAAGACCAGTGCGCCCAGCTTGACTGCGAGCGACACCACCTTGGCATTGGTCGCTTCCTGTGCCGGCGTAATGTTCGGCTGAACCAGCGGCTTCCACAAATTGCGCGTGAACAGGTTTGCCGATCCAATCGACATGATCGCGGCAGGCACAAGCGCACTGATCGCGATCGCGGCCGCAGCGAAGCCGACGAACCACGACGGGAACAGCTTGAGGAACAACGCAGGCACCACATCGGTTGGCGAAGTGACCTTTACACCAGCCGCAATTGCCATGTAACCCAGCAGCGCAATCAGCCCGAGCAGCAGCGTGTAAGCCGGCAAGGCAATCGCGTTCTGCTTGATGGTCTTCGCGCTCTTGGAGCTGAGCACGCCGGTCAGCGTGTGCGGATACATGAAGGCTGCCATTGCAGAGCCGAACGCAAGCGAGGCATAAGCCGTGAACTGGCTTGCCTTGAGCGTAATGCCCGTCGCTCCACCCTTGGCCGTAAAGAAGTGATCGGCTGCATCGAAGACGGATGCATAGCCGCCAAGCTTGCTGGGAATGAGCCAGATCGCCGCGATCACCACGATGTAAATCATGATGTCCTTGACGAAGGCGATCATTGCAGGCGCGCGCAGGCCGCTCGCATACGTGTACACCGCAAGAATGATAAAAGCGACGACCAGCGGCGTCTCACCCGTCACGCCAAGGCTCTTGATCACCACTTGCATGCCGACGAGTTGCAACGCAATGTACGGCATCGTCGCAATGATTCCCGTCAACGCGATAGCCGCGGCAAACCATCGTCCGCCGTAGATACCCTGCACGAAGTCAGCGGCCGTAATGTGATTGTTCTTCTGGCAAACCGACCAGAGCTTGGGCATCACCGCGAACACGAACGGGTACACGATGATCGTGTAAGGCAGCGCAAAGAATCCATATGCCCCGACTGCGTAGACGAGTGCCGGGACC
Coding sequences within it:
- the mctP gene encoding monocarboxylate uptake permease MctP, translated to MPTTFNWTSGLVFLGFFALVTVLGFFAARWKAGDMTQLHEWGLGGRQFGAVISWFLVGGDFYTAYTVIAVPALVYAVGAYGFFALPYTIIVYPFVFAVMPKLWSVCQKNNHITAADFVQGIYGGRWFAAAIALTGIIATMPYIALQLVGMQVVIKSLGVTGETPLVVAFIILAVYTYASGLRAPAMIAFVKDIMIYIVVIAAIWLIPSKLGGYASVFDAADHFFTAKGGATGITLKASQFTAYASLAFGSAMAAFMYPHTLTGVLSSKSAKTIKQNAIALPAYTLLLGLIALLGYMAIAAGVKVTSPTDVVPALFLKLFPSWFVGFAAAAIAISALVPAAIMSIGSANLFTRNLWKPLVQPNITPAQEATNAKVVSLAVKLGALVFIIFLPTQFAIDLQLLGGVWILQTFPAVVFSLYTRWLKLPALFIGWLAGIGLGTTMVFMQGLKPIYALHVGATTYPVYIGVLALAVNIVVTLVLSTVFPARIASATRSAA
- a CDS encoding cytochrome c oxidase assembly protein, giving the protein MSLFDLLVPWEPSVGLVAIFVGTAVLFARGSRRIRISRTRQGAFWIGLALFYIALHTRLDYYAEHEFFVHRLQHLVLHHLAPLILMASYPGSALRAGLPLHWRSALRRWQYRRPARLLAAIVLNPTFISIAFVVSVVFWLIPSVQFVAMLDWRIYTFMNWSVAISGLLYWWMLLDHRPHPPSRTRPGLRVLSPVITMAPQILVGAIITFSTHDLYPIFTLCGRAFTSVPATLDQSLGGLIMWVPAAVLEAIGAMMALRHLMRLSELPQRVPPKSKAKKPATKPVLAK